Sequence from the Crassostrea angulata isolate pt1a10 chromosome 9, ASM2561291v2, whole genome shotgun sequence genome:
tcttttttcaaatcaaaccACAAGCTttgattaaattgaaaattatgaatgGAAACGACCAAAGCACGGTGATTCTTGAACAGCAGAGaaaaatgaaaaggaaaatGACTCTTTGTGCAAACCTTTTCAAACTGAACCAATCCAACACAAAAACCAACATACTGAGATTTGAAACAAGCTCCGATCACTACGTACACAATGAATATCGAGATCCAGTTTTAACTCTATTCACGACCTGGACTGCTACTAAAGACAATTATGCTCGACGAAACACAACCGTTGAAAACTGGGCGATGCTAAAACCATTTGTAGTCCCTCTACTTTTCACCAATGACGAAGACCTGCGAGAAAGGGTAGAAATTAAAGGTTGGAAAACtcttcctatcttaaaaactggtATCGGGATTCCAGTTTTAAAAGATATGTATATCACAACGATGAGTAAGTTTCAATCTAAGTTTTATGCATATGCAAATGGCGATATCTTGTTCACTGATAATCTACTATTGACGCTTTTTGGAGTAATGGAAAATATCGACCTCCAAAACAATAATGTCCTTATAACTGGTCAAAGGACAAACGTTTTGAATATATCTAAGCAGGAATCAACGAATTTTACAACGCTTAGAGAAATGCTGACAACAAGAGGAGAACTATTCACTCCATGGGCAATggattattttatatcaactagAAATTTCCCTTGGAAAGATATGCCAGATGTAGTGATAGGTAGACGTGGTTTCGATAACTTTTTAGTAATGGAGTCCCAAAAACGAGAGTTTATGGTAATCGATGCGACCAATACAATCTTAGCTGTCCATCACACTACGGGTGCAGGAAATTTCGAGCATCTTAGCAAAGGGAATGTTACATACAACACCGATCTTATATCGGAATATTATGATAACAAAACTGTTGATTATCGGCCGGGACTATCAACCTGTAGCAAGTACTACTCAGATATATTGGCAAACGGACAATTTGTCATCAGGGCTAGAAAGACATTTTCACAATGTTGAGTTTTTtggaatataattttataataagtCAACGGAGACTTTTTCCGGGGTCAAAGTGCTAAAAAAACAGCCTCTACCTCTTTTGTTGTGTTGCTTATTCTATCAAGAATTTGAatcttgaaaacttttttttctcatcaGCTAAAGGACTTATATGTTTTAAGTGATATTTTTGTGTCACATCTTcttctatacatgtatcttaatatCTTCAAACCGCCTGACATCTGTTTCTATGTAGATGTAataaattgcttttttaaactttacaaataaattctttttatttttattttatatatttttttcctttttttaattaagttgttttccaaaaatgcattttattttactttatactttttaaaattctcttGTCTTTAtcttgattatttatttttataaaccgAGCATGTAAGGAATATTCAGAAATAGTTGTCAATAGtatccaaacaatttaaattgtacttaggataatcattttttaataccAACATTTCCAGAAAGTTGTCTTTAACCTcccctaaaaaaaatattgatatccaTTTAGCACTATTTCTAGTCATTTGCAAAAATGTTAGCTTGTGTttaatacaatatgatatcccgtttttgtaaacaaatacattACCTGATTATTATGAGAGTTTCAAGGGTCATTTTTGTGCTTGTCCACAACGCAGTTTTCAACATTATCACGCAGTTAGCGTGTCTTACCTGAGAAGtgagatatttacattttaaaattactatCACTACAGTAGAATTTGTTTCctaaaaggatttttaaaaaaatctgttgatatttgtaaaaaaattgttcGACTTTCTAAATTTCTTAAAAGAATTATAAATATTCCTTTTATATTGATactatttttctaaataaattaaattccgaCAGGTAATTctaaatatacattaatttcCGACCGGATTATAAACGCTTTGTAGATTTTTGCTCAAATATTACTACTTTGATTCAGGTAGGAAACTTTAAATACCTTGTACAGTGTGGACAGTTTTTACCCATGGAAATTATCACTACATTTATCCGATATGatcttaatgtttttaaaataaatatctttccTGCCGGATGATTGACACTTTAGACAAAATTATTTAGACATGTTAATCTTTAAGCAATGATCTTTCCTTTTTGGAAGGTACACATTACTGCCACCTTTGAACTGGGAAAATTGTTTGCCACAGATAGTGTTGTTAATCGTTTTTCACACAAGAtgtaaaaaaacacacacattaATTTGATATCTCTTAAGAACGCAGATGGGGTTATCTTATTAAAATGTTgctttaaaaatccaaagataTATGAACTTTTCTACACCCTATCAATCAATTTGTTGAAATGTTATTGCAATTATATCTCGAAACAATATTTATGTTGACTTTTGTGTTTTTATCCTGATTAATGTTCGATAACTCGTAAAGTATGCGTACAATGTAAATGTCTGGGTACTACTTTCTATTTCCCCTTTACATTTGCACTGAACAGCTCTAGACAAATAATGCGCaatcatttcta
This genomic interval carries:
- the LOC128162849 gene encoding uncharacterized protein LOC128162849, translating into MGKTMGWRHIKVALLYLFCISIYVYIFFQIKPQALIKLKIMNGNDQSTVILEQQRKMKRKMTLCANLFKLNQSNTKTNILRFETSSDHYVHNEYRDPVLTLFTTWTATKDNYARRNTTVENWAMLKPFVVPLLFTNDEDLRERVEIKGWKTLPILKTGIGIPVLKDMYITTMSKFQSKFYAYANGDILFTDNLLLTLFGVMENIDLQNNNVLITGQRTNVLNISKQESTNFTTLREMLTTRGELFTPWAMDYFISTRNFPWKDMPDVVIGRRGFDNFLVMESQKREFMVIDATNTILAVHHTTGAGNFEHLSKGNVTYNTDLISEYYDNKTVDYRPGLSTCSKYYSDILANGQFVIRARKTFSQC